ACGGGGCCCGAGAGTTCGCCCGCTGAATCGCCGCCGCCAGCAACCAGCAAGCCAGTCGAGCGGCCAGCAGCGGCCAACCTGAATCCTCCTGCTGCGGCACCCAAGCCGGCAGCGTCTGCACCTGCGCCAAAACCAGCGGCCCCTGCGCCGGCGAGTGCACCACCCAGTTATCAACCGCCGACTGCTCCTGCACCCAGCGCGCAGCCAGCCCCCGTTGCGCAGGCCGTGCCGGCGGCTGCCTGGAATTCATCAGCGGCACAGGCTCCTGCGGCAGTACAGCAGGGGTATGGTGGTCAGCCAGCGCCGCTGCAGCACAATCCCCTGCAACCGGCGATGGGACAGCAGCCCATGATGCAGCCCGGCTATGCTCAGCCGATACAGCAGGGACCGATGCAGAATCCCATGGCTGCGCCGGTCTATCCGCAGGCGATGCAACCGGGCAACTATCAACCGGGCATGCCGGCCTACGGCATGCCTCAGCAACCCTATCAACAACCGACGCAGTCGTATCAGCAGCCCACTTACGACTACGCACAACAACCGTATGCCCAGCCTGTAGCACCCTACGCGCAGCCGCAGTCTCCGTATGGTCAACCGCAGTCGCAATATGGTCAACCGCAGTCGCAATATGGTCAACCGCAGTCGCAATATGGTCAGCCCCAATATCCGGCGAACCAATACGGTGGCATGCCATACGCTCAGCCAGCTGTGCCGATGGCGATGCCCACGGCAGAACCACCGCTGGCCGGTTATGGAGCGCACGGCGGCTACGGCGCAGCGGCACCTTCTTACGATCCAATGGCACCTGTCGCGATGCCGGTGGCGGTTCCCGCAACTCCAGCCCCTGCAGTACCCGCGGCCATTCCCACGGGCAAAGCGGTCGCTGCGCCGGTTCGTCCGGTGACTGCGGCGACTGAGCAGCCGCGCAATCCGATGACGAGCCCCATTCCCACGGCAACTGGCGCTGGCCCCCTGTCGGCACCCGCGAGTTCGCCTGCGAACTCGGCTTACTCGGCCAGCCTCGCAGCGGCTGGTCAACAGAATTCGTCGGACAAGATGGTGTTCTGGGGAGCCGCAGTCGCGGTGGTGATGCTCGTCGGTGCAGTTGGTTTTGCCATCGTGCAGGCTAACCGCCGGAGTGCCGAAGCGGAGTTGGCCGAAAATCCAGCTCCCGACGTTACGCCGATCACACCGGCCGTTACGCCGAAAGTCGAGCCACCCAAAATCAAGCAACCCGCGATTGTGACGCCACCGCCAGTCGTCATGCCTCCGGTGGTCAAACCACCAGAACCACCTGAGGTGAAGAAACCAGTTCCGGAGCCAGCAATGCCGGCTCCCATGCCCAAGCCCCCCGAGCCGAAGCCGGAACCGACACCCATGCCGATTCCGACTCCTCCGCCGCCGATGCCGCCACCACCGACAGAAACCAAGCTGACACCGGTCGAGGCAGCCAGTTTAGCGAAGGCGATGACGACCGTTCGCGATGCGCTGTCCGAACGTAATTTTGAAGAGGCGGAGAAGCAACTGGAAATTGCCAAGCAATTGGCACGATCGCCCGAACAAAAGGCCATGCTCAATCGCTTGAAAGTCTTGAGCGAATACGTCAAACAGTTCGAACGGTCGATCAAGACGCTGATGGCTGACCCGAACTTTGACGCTGGTGCCGAACTGCTGATTGGTTCGAGCACGCGCGTGGTGGTGGTCGAGCGGTCTCCCGAGACGCTCGTGATTCGCATTAATGGCATGAATAAGAGTTACTCGCTCAACAGCCTACCTGAAGGGCTGGCGATGGCACTCATTAACAAACGGCTGGATGCGAACGATCCCGTTTCGAAATTGGTGAAGGGCGCGTATTACGCTGTGTCCAAAAACCGAAGTAGCGACACGGACACCAAGGCCAAAGACCTGTGGGCCGAAGCCACGCGCGAGGGAGCAGATGCGGCCGACCTGCCCCAAGTGTTGACCGACAAGTATGAATTCCAATAAGCATCTTGCGTTTCATAACTTCCCGGAACGAGTCGTTGGGTAGCTGTGTTCTGCAGTTCGTTGACCTCGCGTTTCTGGGGTATGCCGCGGTCGATTCGCGGGCTGTTCCCAACCTGCAGAACACAGTCGAAACGGGTTCCAGGCGGCAAACCCCAGGCACCCAGTGCCGCTGAAATCGGGAAGTTATTAAATGCTTGATGCTAAGTCGCATGGTGGTGCGGTTCGCATCGAGATCGTCAACGATCCTGCCGCGGAACTGCGCGAAGCGGTCAACGTCGAACTTCGAACATTCAACCGGGAGCAAAATCCCGCCTGGTATGCCGCCCGCGCGGCTACCGAGAACGATGCTCAGCCCCTCCACATCTTTGCCTTCAGTCCGGGCGGCCAGGTCTGCGGCGGCCTGTTTGCCGAGACACAGTTCCACTGGCTGAAGATATCGATTCTCGCCGTAAACTCTGCCCTGCGCGGGCATGGCATCGGCACTCGCCTGGTGCAGCAGGCTGAAGCGACCGCACTCGCCCGCGGTTGCCGATACGCTTATCTCGATACGATGGAATACCAGGCTCCGATTTTCTATCAGCGGCTTGGCTATCAAATTGCCGGCACACTTCCCGATTGGGATTCGCACGGGCATGCGAAGTTCTTCCTGACGAAGAAGCTGGCTTCGATGATGCTGGTCTAGATGATGCCTCATCGCGCGAGACCGATGTGACAACGCGGCATACAGACCGCAAATCGGGGGGTGTTCAATTAAGGGTTCCTTAATTGAACAGCAGATAGCGCAACTCTCGGGTTTGGCTGGGGGGTAGTGTTCAACAATAGGGGGCTATGTTGAACATTTACGACAAAAATAACGTCGCGATTTCCTCGCGGTCGCTGCTGCCGGTCAGGCCTGCTTGTTCGTCCAGCGCGCCTAGCCTCGCCTGCGGCAGTTGGCTATGCTGGGCGGTTCGCCTCAGCGCTTAGACTGTCGCTGAGAAACTCCCTTTCCCGCCTGATGAGTGCTCTGTTATGCGTAGTCTCCTTTCGCTGTTCTTGCTTCCTGTACTGTGCACGGCCTCGCTGGCTGCTGCCGAAACCTTCAGCCCCGAGTTTGAAGTAGCGGCGGGTAACGTCGACCGCACCGGCCAGCCGATTCGCGTTCCCGTCGTCCTGCCCGCTGCCTTCAAAGCGGCCGACGCCACGCTGACGATCAATGGCCAGAAGATTCCGGCTCAAGTGACGCAGCCTTCGTTGCTCTCGAAGCCCGCGGCTGCTCCGACTGGTGGACAGAACGCGGAACTGGTCTTCATCGCTCCTGCCTTCAAAGCGGGCGATACGCTGAAGGGGACCGCGACCATCAGCACTGCTACCAGCATTGAAAAGCCCGTGACGGAGTGGAAGGACACGCCCGGCGAATACATGGACCTGATCATGGCGGGCAAGCCGGTGCTGCGCTATATGTACGCCAAGCTCGACGAGACGAACAAAGACACGCGCTCGGCCACGTTCAAGCCTTATCACCATGTGTTCGATCCCGAAGGGAAGCGGCTGATTACCAAAGGCCCCGGCGGCAAGTTCCCGCATCATCGCGGCTTGTATTTCGGCTTCAACCGCATCAGCTATGGCGAGAAGCAAACCGCTGACACGTGGCACTGCAACAACGGCGAGTTTCAATCGCACGAGAAGGTGCTGGCCAGTGAAGCGGGACCGGTGCTAGGCCGGCACACAGTGCAAGTCGATTGGCACGGCAAAGATGGCAAGGCGTTTGCGCAAGAGACTCGCGAGATGACGGCTTACAACACGGCGGGCGGCACGCTGATTGAATTCGCTACGCGGCTCGATTCTCTGGCTGGCCCGGTGAAACTGGATGGCGACCCGCAGCACGCGGGCTTTCAGTTCCGCGCCACACAAGAAGTGCCCGACAAGACCGCTGCCCAGACGTATTATCTGCGTCCCGATGGCAAGGGGGATGCAGGCAAGTTCCGCAATTGGCCTGCCGACAAGGCGCACGTCGATTTGCCTTGGAACGCCCTGTCGATCGTGCTCGACGATCAGCGGTACACCATCGGCATGCTTGACCGCCCGCAGAATCCAAAAGAGGCCCGCTTCAGCGAGCGCGACTACGGCCGCTTTGGTTCGTATTTCGAATACGAAATCGATGCGCAGAAGTCGCTGGAACTGAACTATCGCGTGTGGGTGCAAAAGGGAGAAATGACCGTCGCGGAAGTGACTCGCCTCGACGACGCTTTCGTTTATCCGGCTGAAGTGAAAGTGAAGTAGTCGATTGTATTCTCGCTGTCACCCTGTTCCTTTGGCTTCTAGTTAAAAGTTCCCCATGCCGCGACGCTTCATCAATCAGTTGGCCGAACGCGATCAAATCAACGAGGTCTTCCTGATTGCTGACAAGCAGTTGCGGGCGAATCGACAGGGGAACTTGTACTTGCAACTTCGGCTGGCAGATAAATCGGGCCAGCTGACGGGAATGCTGTGGAACGCAACCGAGGCCACGGCGAACCTGATTGAAAGTGGTCAGTACGCGCGAATTCACGGCACCATGCAGCTGTACAACAATCAGCTGCAAATGATTGTGACGAAGGTCGAGCGCGTGCCGAGCGAGCAGATCGACGAAGCGGACTTCGCGACGCTACAAACGGCCGATGTCGATCGACTGGCCAAACGCCTGGTTGAAATGCTGCGTGAAGTGCGCAACGTACACCTCCGCAGTCTGGCCGAGAGTTTTCTGGTCGATGAAGCGTTCATGACCAAGTTCACCACGGCTCCGGCAGGAGTGAAGAATCATCACGCCTTTCGTGGCGGCCTGCTCGAACACGTCGTCAGCTTGATGGAGCTGTGCTCGTCGGTTGCGCCGCACTATGCCGAGCTCGACCCCGACCTGCTGCGGATGGGGGCGTTCCTGCACGATGCGGGGAAGATCGACGAACTCACCTACGAGAAGGAACTAGGCTACAGCGACGAAGGTCAGCTGATCGGCCACGTGGTGATGGCTGTCGGCATGGTCGCCGAAAAGTCACTGGAAGCGGCCAAGCTTTCCGGCGAGGCCTTCCCGCGCGAACTCCTCCTGCGTCTGCAGCACATGATCGTCAGCCATCATGGCGAGTACGCCTTCGGCAGTCCGAAGCTGCCAATGACCCTGGAGGCAATGGCGCTGCATTATCTGGACAATCTCGATGCCAAGATGCACGCCGTGAAACAACTGCTGCAAGAAGACAGCGGCAGCGAAAGCCATTGGACCAGTTATAACGCGCCCCTTTCGCGTAAGTTCTTTAAGGGTACGCGTTAAGGATTCCGCAACGTCCAGCATTAGGGCCGCTGCCAGCAGTCCAGCAGGGGCAATCTCTTCTGTCTCAGTAAGCGCGCACCAGTAGCGCCTGTGGCCAGCCTATTTCATCAAGCGTAGGCTCGAGAAAAATGTTACGCGATTCTTGGCAACTGCGGGAAATCCGTCGCGATAACTGTCTAGCTTCCTGACGAACCCATCGCGTGATCTGGTTTAAGTCGGCCTGCAATCTGGTCGGCCGGCGAACTTGGCTCCGCGGTTTCACCCAACTTAGACGCGAGACCCCAACATGCCCAGTTCACAACGCACCGCCTTTGAGGCCGCTGCTTTCAAAAAAGATTGGAAAGTTGCTTACAACAACTTTCGCATCCTCAGCATGAGCGAAATGTGCAAAGGCCTTCATGCTCTGGGCAAGTTTACTCGCGAAGCATTCTGGAATGAACGACACGACAATTTGAACTTCCAAGTGGAACTGGAACGCTGGGAATACGCCTATACCGTCGTACGTTTCCACACCCTTCCCGCGAACCCTCCCAACTCGGGGCAGGAGCAGGAAGCCAAGGACTTTTTGAAGGGGATTTTAAAGAAGCCCGTCTCGACGATCGAGAAAAACTTGGGCTACTCCATGCAGGCGGTCAACTACACGCTGACCAAGAACAATATCAAAGGGGCAAACTGGGACTTTTATACCCCCGCCACGAAGTCCAACTCGTACGAATACTATGCCCGCAAGGCCGCGGCCGAGACGGACCCGAAGGAAAAGGCGAAGCTGCAAGCCCTCGCCGACAGCCACAAAAACGCGACCGACATTTGCGTGTACGACAAAACACGCCCCGACAGCGATGCCGAGTTTGCGACTCAGGCCAAGACAAAGGCGATGACGGTTCTCGATGAATACCGCATTATCGCCGCCAATGCCAAGAAGAATGGCTGCGGCAATTGCGGCGAAAATTCCATTGTCGCCTTCATGTTTTTGTACGACATGGGAGTTCGCCCCATCGAACGTGTCGCCGCTTTCGAAGATCATGCGTTCGTGATCATTGGCCGGGCCAATGTGAAAATCAACGATTACGCCAATTGGGGCCCCCATGCCGTCCTCTGCGATCCTTGGGCGCAGGGATTTCGCAGTGGCCAGCCGGGCTCGGGAACTTACTCCGGTGCTCGTTACGTGGAGGTTATGGGGACGTTGCTGAGCAGTGTCAAGATTCGCCCCGACTTCTATCGAGCGTCGTAGGCTGGAGAGTTGTCCACGAACGCCTGAACGGGTTCACTCGATCTCATATCGAATATGCCCGTG
Above is a window of Anatilimnocola aggregata DNA encoding:
- a CDS encoding GNAT family N-acetyltransferase; protein product: MLDAKSHGGAVRIEIVNDPAAELREAVNVELRTFNREQNPAWYAARAATENDAQPLHIFAFSPGGQVCGGLFAETQFHWLKISILAVNSALRGHGIGTRLVQQAEATALARGCRYAYLDTMEYQAPIFYQRLGYQIAGTLPDWDSHGHAKFFLTKKLASMMLV
- a CDS encoding DUF6807 family protein, whose protein sequence is MRSLLSLFLLPVLCTASLAAAETFSPEFEVAAGNVDRTGQPIRVPVVLPAAFKAADATLTINGQKIPAQVTQPSLLSKPAAAPTGGQNAELVFIAPAFKAGDTLKGTATISTATSIEKPVTEWKDTPGEYMDLIMAGKPVLRYMYAKLDETNKDTRSATFKPYHHVFDPEGKRLITKGPGGKFPHHRGLYFGFNRISYGEKQTADTWHCNNGEFQSHEKVLASEAGPVLGRHTVQVDWHGKDGKAFAQETREMTAYNTAGGTLIEFATRLDSLAGPVKLDGDPQHAGFQFRATQEVPDKTAAQTYYLRPDGKGDAGKFRNWPADKAHVDLPWNALSIVLDDQRYTIGMLDRPQNPKEARFSERDYGRFGSYFEYEIDAQKSLELNYRVWVQKGEMTVAEVTRLDDAFVYPAEVKVK
- a CDS encoding 3'-5' exoribonuclease YhaM family protein, with amino-acid sequence MPRRFINQLAERDQINEVFLIADKQLRANRQGNLYLQLRLADKSGQLTGMLWNATEATANLIESGQYARIHGTMQLYNNQLQMIVTKVERVPSEQIDEADFATLQTADVDRLAKRLVEMLREVRNVHLRSLAESFLVDEAFMTKFTTAPAGVKNHHAFRGGLLEHVVSLMELCSSVAPHYAELDPDLLRMGAFLHDAGKIDELTYEKELGYSDEGQLIGHVVMAVGMVAEKSLEAAKLSGEAFPRELLLRLQHMIVSHHGEYAFGSPKLPMTLEAMALHYLDNLDAKMHAVKQLLQEDSGSESHWTSYNAPLSRKFFKGTR